Sequence from the Amycolatopsis sp. NBC_00345 genome:
GGCGATCAGGGAGCGCACGAAGCGGTCGATCTGCGCGCCGGCGTCGTTGAAGTAGTACTCGCGCGTGACGTCGGCGCCCTGCGCGCCCAGCACGCGGCCCAGCGCGTCGCCGACCGCCGCCCAGCGGGTGCCGCCGAGGTGGATCGGGCCGGTCGGGTTGGCCGAGACGAACTCGAGGTTGATGACGCGCCCGGCCAGCGCGTCGCCGCGGCCGTAACCGTCACCCGCGGTGAGCACCTGGCGGACGACCTCGCCCTGCGCGCCGGCCGCGAGCCGGAAGTTGAGGAAGCCGGGCCCCGCGACCTCGGCGGCGTCGACCCCGTCGGCGGCCGAGACGACCTCGGCCAGCGCCTCGGCGAACTCCCGCGGCTTCAGGCCCGCCTTCTTGGCCACTTGCAGGGCGAGGTTGGTCGCGTAGTCGCCGTGTTCGGGGTTGCGCGGGCGTTCGATGGTCACCTGCTCCGGCAGCACGGCGACGTCGACGCCTCGTGCGTCGAGCACCTGCACGGCGGAGCTGCGGACCAGGTCGGCGAGAGCGGCGGGAGTCACTCGCCGAATTCTAGGTGTGCCCAGGTCGGACGCCCACGGCGGCCGGGGCGTCCCGGGAGCGCGGTCACACCCACGGTGATCGTGAGAGGTGTTCACGGTCACCAGACGCCCGGTCTCTACACTGGCCCAGGGCAGGGTCCGTCCGGATCCCTCCAATCCCTCACGAGGAGATCGCGGGAACCATGGCGAACGGGACAACCAGGAAGAAGGGGACGCCCGCCAAGGCGATGAGGGCGGCCAAGGCCCGCTCGGTCGTCGCCAAGAAGGGCACACCATGGGGCACCATCGCCGGTGTCATCCTGGTGGTGGCCCTCCTGGCTTCGGTGATCACCTATTACATGGTGAAGTCCGCGCCGCAGCGTGACCAGAAGTCACGTGACGCGGCCGCGGCCTCGTACGCGCCGAGCGCGTCCAACCCGGACCCGTCCAAGAAGATCCCCGGCGTGATCACCGCCACCTACGCCGGCTCGGTGCACATCCTGCCGACCGAGCGCGTGGCCTACGACCACTCCCCGCCCTTCGGCGGGCCGCACGACGGCTACTGGGCCGCCTGCAACGGCGTCGTCTACCCGAACGCGGTGCGCACCGAGAACATGGTGCACAGCCTGGAGCACGGCACCGTCTGGATCGCCTACAACCCGCAGCAGATCACCGGGGACCAGGTGGCCCTGCTGTCCGCGCGGGTCAAGGGCAAGCCGTACACGATGATGTCGCCGTACCCGGGCCTGGACAAGCCGATCTCGCTGCAGTCGTGGGGCCACCAGCTGAAGCTGGACAAGGCCGACGACCCGCGCATCGACGACTTCATCGCCGCGCTGCGGACCAACCCGAACGGCGTCTACCCGGAGATCGGCGCGTCCTGCGACGCGCTCGGCCCCGGCCAGTTCGACCCGAGCAACCCGCCCCCGTTCGACCCGAGCAAGCCGGGCCCGGACGCGAAGCCGATGGACTACAAGGGCAGCACGGGCGCCCAGGGCGACTCCGGCACCGCGCCGGTCGGCTCGGGCATGCCGTCGGCCCCGCCGGCCGGGCAGTGAAGTGAGTTCCGAAACCGACCTCGAACCGGAAGCCGCCGACACCGAAGCGGGTGAACGGCCGGGCTGGTCCCGCTGGGTGGTCATCGGCGGGACGCTGGTGGCCGTGCTGCTGATCGGCGCCGCCATCGGGATGTTCGCCACGCGGCTGAACGACGGCGACCCGGCGTCCTCGACGCCGGCCGCCGGCTCGGTCGAAGTCGGTTTCGCGCAGGACATGTCGGTGCACCACCTGCAGGCCGTCACGATGGCGAACTGGGCGCGCGACCACACCACGGACCCCGAGGTGAAGCAGCTCGCGTTCGACATCGAGAGCACGCAGACCGAGCAGGTCGGCCGGATGAAGGGCTGGCTCATGCTGTGGGACCAGCCGGAGCAGACCACCGGCGCGTACATGACGTGGATGACCGAGCCGATGGGCCACGCCGGCATGCAGATGCCGACCAGCTCCCCGGCCGGCGGCGCGCCGATGCCCGGCATGGCCACCGACGACGAGCTGGCCAAGCTGCGCTCGCTGTCCGGCAAGGCGATGGACGTCGACTTCCTCCAGCTGATGCTGCGCCACCACCAGGGCGGCACGGCGATGGCGCAGTACGCGCAGGACCACTCGAGCCTGCCGGCGATCAAGGCGCTCACCACGAGCATGCTGACCTCGCAGGGTGCCGAGATGAACCAGATGACGCTGATGCTGCAGGCACGGGGCGCGAAGCCACTTCCCGCGCCTTGATCCTGACTCGTGAGTGTTTATGACGGTTCTAACCGTCATCGCCACTCACGAGTCCTCACCAGGACAGCTCTTGGCACCGTCGCGCGCATTGGGGCGCCTCGACCTGCAGGGTGGCGTGCTTGATCGAGTAACGCGCCGAGAGCAGGTCCTGCGCCTCGGTGAGGACGGCGGACTGCTCGGCCTCCCCCTTGATCGTCAGGTGGGCCGAGGCGACCTCCATGCCGGAGGTGAGGGTCCAGACGTGCAGGTCGTGCACGTCCTCGACGCCGGGCAGCGCGGCGAGCTCGGTGCTGATCTCGCCGACGTCGACC
This genomic interval carries:
- a CDS encoding DUF3105 domain-containing protein, which codes for MANGTTRKKGTPAKAMRAAKARSVVAKKGTPWGTIAGVILVVALLASVITYYMVKSAPQRDQKSRDAAAASYAPSASNPDPSKKIPGVITATYAGSVHILPTERVAYDHSPPFGGPHDGYWAACNGVVYPNAVRTENMVHSLEHGTVWIAYNPQQITGDQVALLSARVKGKPYTMMSPYPGLDKPISLQSWGHQLKLDKADDPRIDDFIAALRTNPNGVYPEIGASCDALGPGQFDPSNPPPFDPSKPGPDAKPMDYKGSTGAQGDSGTAPVGSGMPSAPPAGQ
- a CDS encoding DUF305 domain-containing protein, with the protein product MSSETDLEPEAADTEAGERPGWSRWVVIGGTLVAVLLIGAAIGMFATRLNDGDPASSTPAAGSVEVGFAQDMSVHHLQAVTMANWARDHTTDPEVKQLAFDIESTQTEQVGRMKGWLMLWDQPEQTTGAYMTWMTEPMGHAGMQMPTSSPAGGAPMPGMATDDELAKLRSLSGKAMDVDFLQLMLRHHQGGTAMAQYAQDHSSLPAIKALTTSMLTSQGAEMNQMTLMLQARGAKPLPAP